The genomic segment GAGACGGCGTTCACCCATCCGTTGCCGCCCGGCGGGGACGCGGACTGGGCGCTGCGCTGGTTCACCCCGACGACGGAGGTCGACATGTGCGGGCACGCCACACTCGCCACCGCGCACGTGCTGCACTCGACGGGTACGGCCACGGGCGCCGTACGGTTCGCCACCCGGTCAGGGGTGCTCACCTCCGTCTCCCGTCCCGGCTCCGCGTACACGATGGACTTTCCCACCTCCTCCCTCACGCCGGAGCCGGTCCCGGAGGGCCTGGCCCGGGCGTTGGGCGCCGAGCCCCTCGTGGTCCTGGCCACCGCCGAGCACATCGGCGACCTGCTGGTCGAGCTGGACGACGAGGCGACCGTACGCGGGCTGACGCCCGACTTCGCGGCCCTCGTTCGGTGTTCGCGGCGCGGTGTGATCGTCACCGCCGCCGCCGAGGACCCCACCCTGGGGTACGACTTCGTCTCCCGGGGCTTCTTCCCCCGGGTCGGCATCGACGAGGACCCCGTGACGGGCAGCGCGCACACCGCGCTCGCCCCGTTCTGGTCGGCCCGGTTCGGCCGTGACGCGCTGACCGGCCTCCAGGGCTGCGCCCGTACCGGGCTGGTCCGCACCGAGCTGCGCGGGGACCGGACACTGCTCACCGGCAATGCCGTGACCGTCATCGACGGGGAACTCCTCGCCGCGCTCTGAGCGCACGGCTGCGCGTACGGCCCGCGCCGTACGGAGCGGCGCGCGCCGGGACGGGCGGCGCGCAAGCATGCCCGACGGCGGAACACCGGCCCGGAACAGCACGGAGGGCTCCCGCGGCATCACCCGCGGGAGCCCCTGCCGTCCCGGGGTCCCAGGAACCGCGAGCCACCGGGACGCGCACGACTCCCGAAGCTCCCCCGCTCCCGGAAGCCCCGCGACTCCCCGGGTTCCCACAACTCCCGCCCGCACCAGCCGTTGCGCCCGCGACCGCCGCCGCGGCGGCGGCGCGGTGCCTCAGGGTGTCGGCAGCCAGTCCACCTTCCCGGCGAGCAGCGCGTACCCGACGAAGGCCCCGATGTCGAGGAGCGCGTGCGCGGCCACCAGTGGACCGACCCGGCCCCAGCGCCGGTAGAGCAGAACGAAGACGACGCCCATCACCATGTTGCCGAGGAAGCCGCCGATCCCCTGGTAGAGGTGGTAGGAACCGCGCAGCACCGAACTGGCCAGCAGTGCGGCCCGTGGCGTCCACCCCAGCTGGTCGAGCCTGCGCAGCAGGTA from the Streptomyces sp. NBC_01335 genome contains:
- a CDS encoding PhzF family phenazine biosynthesis protein, with protein sequence MRIRIVDAFTDRPFAGNPAGVVLLDSEAFPEAGALQRIATEVNLSETAFTHPLPPGGDADWALRWFTPTTEVDMCGHATLATAHVLHSTGTATGAVRFATRSGVLTSVSRPGSAYTMDFPTSSLTPEPVPEGLARALGAEPLVVLATAEHIGDLLVELDDEATVRGLTPDFAALVRCSRRGVIVTAAAEDPTLGYDFVSRGFFPRVGIDEDPVTGSAHTALAPFWSARFGRDALTGLQGCARTGLVRTELRGDRTLLTGNAVTVIDGELLAAL